One Amorphoplanes digitatis genomic window carries:
- a CDS encoding class I SAM-dependent methyltransferase yields the protein MVEVEPYDAVAHTYAELFRDSLRDSPLDRAMLGAFADFVTATGNDRVADLGCGPGHITAHLNGLGLSAFGVDVSPVMIELARQAHPDLRFDVGTMAALDIADGVLGGVLSRWSVIHTPPPEIAVILAEFHRVLAPGGHLLIAFPASEDRSHPTQIYDHSVAPAYRWWPDHLAALLREAGLAEVARTVREPQPTDRRQFQEIQLLARKA from the coding sequence ATGGTCGAAGTCGAACCCTACGACGCCGTTGCCCACACCTATGCGGAGCTGTTCCGCGACTCCCTGCGTGACAGTCCGCTGGACCGCGCGATGCTGGGTGCCTTCGCCGATTTCGTCACCGCGACCGGCAACGACCGGGTCGCGGACCTGGGTTGCGGCCCCGGCCACATCACCGCCCACCTGAACGGGCTGGGGCTGTCCGCGTTCGGCGTCGACGTCTCGCCGGTGATGATCGAGTTGGCCCGGCAGGCCCACCCGGACCTGCGGTTCGACGTGGGAACGATGGCCGCGCTCGACATCGCCGACGGCGTGCTGGGCGGGGTGCTGTCCCGCTGGTCGGTCATACACACCCCGCCGCCGGAGATCGCCGTCATCCTGGCGGAGTTCCACCGCGTGCTGGCGCCCGGCGGCCACCTCCTGATCGCCTTCCCGGCGAGCGAGGACCGGTCACACCCGACACAGATCTACGATCACTCGGTCGCGCCGGCCTACCGGTGGTGGCCCGATCACCTCGCCGCGCTGCTGCGCGAGGCCGGACTGGCCGAGGTGGCCCGGACGGTCCGTGAGCCGCAGCCCACGGACCGCCGGCAGTTCCAGGAGATTCAACTGCTGGCACGCAAGGCCTAG
- a CDS encoding DUF1062 domain-containing protein, giving the protein MRPTGLPLIRRRCLRCASSRYRAHGKFRVNANHKLLDVWLLALCAGCGETVKLTVLERTNVRAIEASTLTRFHDNDVALAATLLADPVLLRRNGVSLDWDGAWALEREAVRDPAAEVIDTSVRFLRPIPIRLTRLLSAGLEVSRSQVQRLIADGSLTSKHRLTGNSSGDFSFTLRRWEARG; this is encoded by the coding sequence GTGCGCCCGACGGGCCTTCCGCTCATCCGTCGCCGCTGCCTGAGGTGCGCGTCGTCGCGGTACCGCGCGCACGGGAAGTTCCGGGTCAACGCGAACCACAAGCTCCTCGACGTCTGGCTCCTGGCGCTGTGCGCCGGGTGCGGGGAGACCGTCAAGCTGACCGTCCTGGAACGGACCAACGTCCGCGCCATCGAAGCGTCGACCCTGACCCGGTTCCACGACAACGACGTCGCACTCGCGGCGACGTTGCTGGCGGACCCGGTACTGCTGCGCCGAAACGGCGTGTCGCTCGACTGGGACGGCGCGTGGGCTCTCGAGAGGGAGGCGGTCCGCGACCCGGCGGCCGAGGTGATCGACACCTCGGTCCGCTTCCTCCGGCCGATCCCGATCAGGCTGACGAGGCTGCTGTCGGCCGGGTTGGAGGTGTCGCGGTCGCAGGTGCAACGGCTCATCGCCGACGGCAGCCTCACCTCGAAACACCGCCTCACCGGTAACTCGTCCGGCGACTTCAGCTTCACCCTCCGCCGGTGGGAGGCGCGTGGATAG